The following is a genomic window from Alkaliphilus sp. B6464.
AGTCAGTAAATGTTTTTAATACAGTTTCCTCTGACCCAATTAAATTTAGTTTTTTAGCTATAGGAATAAAAAGCGTCCCCTGCACTAAAACCGATACTACTGCAACAAAAAATACAATATTAAATATATAATCAGCAACAGCCAAGCCAGCAGTTAAAGGGTATGTGGCAAATACAATAGCTGCCGCTCCACGGAAGCCTACCCAAGATACAAGTAATTGATCCTTAATAGGTCTTTTAAAAATACTTAGTATAAGAAAAACTGCGATAGGTCGTGCAACAAATATAATAAATATAGCCGTTGCAATACCAGGTAAAATTACATTAAGTAATCTCGATGGGAAAACTAATAAGCCAAGGGTAAAAAAGAGTAGTATTTGCATAAGCCAAGATAGTCCATCAAAATATCTAACTAAACTAACCTTGTGCACCAACCTGCTGTTACCCATAATAATCCCCGTAATATAAACAGCTAAAAATCCATTCCCAGCAAATAGCTCTGCTAAAGCAAAAGATAAAAGTGCAACACCTATAACAATAATAGAATACAGCCCATCTATATCTAGCTTTATATTGTTAATAAGCCATACTGCGAGCTTACCTACAATAGCACCAACTATTAATCCTAGGGCTATTTGTGTAGCTAAAAGCAAAAATACATTTTCACCTTTACCTAAAATTAACCCTAAAAATATAGTAGTTAGCATATAGGCCATTGGATCGTTAGATCCACTTTCCATTTCGAGCATTGGAGCAAGCCCATTTTTTAAATCTAATTTCTTTGATCTTAAAATTGAGAAAACAGATGCAGCATCTGTAGATGATATGATGGAACCTAATAGCATTCCTTCGAGAAAAGTTAATCCAAGTACAAAATGGCTAAATATACCTATTAGAAGTGCTGTTAATGCAACACCAAAAGTAGCAAGTACGGCTGATGAAAAAGCTACTGGCTTCGCTGTTTTCCAGTTAGTACCAAATCCTCCTGAAAACATAATAAATACTAGTCCTAAGTTACTTATACTTGTAGCTAGCTGGGCGTTGTCAAAATAAACACCACCTATACCTTCCGACCCCATTATCATTCCCATTGCAAGAAACATAGCAAGAGTGGGTATACCATATCTATATAGTACTTTACTAGAAATGGCACATGTTAGTAAAATTATTCCTGAAATTAATAAAATGTTCACAAAATACCCCCTTATTAAATATTTTAGTATATAAATTAGTGCATACTTCTTTATTATACTATAATTTTGGAAAGAATAAATTATTTTATCAAAGTAGACTCAATTTACATTGTAAGCTTGTATATGTATTTATGTTTTATTATAGAAAAAAAGATCTGTAACCTAATGTAATATTAAGTAATAAAGAAGTATAATTTTATATCTATAGCCAAAATAATACTGGAATTCCAATGAAATTTACTATTTTTTATATAGTTTCAATCTCAACCTTTATTGCTGTAGCATCTTTTAACTGAAACCATTTTAGATTTACTTTAAAATCAGAAGGAACTTTATCTAAGTTACATATATTTTCTACAACATAACACTTTCTATTCTCAACATACTTATCTATTGCTACATGATTTTTGCCATGCTGTATTCCAGTTAAATCTATTCCTATTAGTTTTGTATTTAAATCTAATAATTTATCTATAATTTCATTTGTTAAATAAGGACTTTCTTTAGAATTAAAATATTCTTCGCTTCCATACCCATATTGCTCTAAATATCCTGTTCTAAATATTACAAATGAGTTTTCTTCTATTTTAATATTTTCCAATATAGTAACATCTATAACATCTAATTTCCTGACATCTATTACTTTAACATTTATTTCTGATGGTAACTCTATATTTGATAGATTGTAACAATCTATATGAGTTCCTATATGTTGTCTTTGATGTGCTGGTTGTGAATCTCCCCATTTTAATATTTCCTGCGGAATACTAAATTCCTTTAAATGCAAATTCATACTATATCTCTCCTTGTGATTCTATTAGTTCATCCAAATAGCTATTAAATTTTTTTAAGAAATTAGCTACAATTTCTTGATCTTTTTTATCTATATTTTTAAAAAACTTATTATTTCTTTCTTCCCACTGCTTATGTTTTATTTCATGATGTTTATATAACATTTCACCTAATTTTGTTAACTTAAAATATTTTTCCTTATCATTATCAGGCTTCTTATACTTATCGATAAGATTACTATTCAAAAGTTTTTTGCTAATCTTACTTATAGCACCTCTCGTCATATTCATACTTTGAGATATTTTAGTAACGTTAGCATCTCTTACTTTTCCTATGAAATCTAAACAATGTATTTCTGAAACTCCATACTTTTCATATTCACCCTTAAATGCTAGCTTTCCTAAAGTTTCTTCTTTTTCATATATTTCTTTAAAACTCCTCATGATAATATTAATATTATCCACTTTAAAATGCCTCCTTATTGTTTCCAATGAAACAATAATATCATTTCTTTGTTTCCTCGTCAACGTTTTTAACGGAAATTAATTTTTTGTTATAATTATACTGTTGCCATAATTTATTTTATATAATGAAAAAAGCCATAAGAATAATTCTTCTCATAGCTTCTTAATAAGTTATTTTAAATCTATATCGTTACTTAAATATATCCTGTAAAATACTCTGCATTATATGTAATCTTCTACATTATATTAATTTTTTAGCTTCTTCTATGGCCTTATCGTAATCTGGATGTTCTCCTACTTCCTTTACATATTCTACATACTTAACAACATTGTTTTTATCTAGAATTACAATTCCTCTGCTAAGCAATCTCAATTCTTCTATAACAAATCCATAATTCATTCCAAAAGATAGGTCTTTGTGGTCAGATAAAGTAATTACTTTGTCTATCCCCTTAGCTCCACAGAATCTTTTCTGCGCAAATGGTAGATCTACACTGATAGTAAGTATGCGAACATCTCCTAGTTCTGATGCTTCTTGATTAAAGTGTGTAGTTTGAAATTCACATACACCTGTATCTAGAGAAGGAACAACACTAATAATCTTTATGTTATCTCCTGCATCTTTTAGAGAAAATGGCTTCAAATCATTTGTAAGTACTGTAAAATCTGGTGCCTTATCTCCTACCTTTACTTCTTTTCCTATAATTGTAACAGGATTTCCTCCCATTGTTACAAAATCTTTCCTTTTATCTGTCATAATATGATCTCCCTTCACATGTATATTAATTTAAATTTTTATCATATATCTAGATATTTATAGCACTCAATAATTAAGTCTTAATTTATTTCATTTACTTTAAGAATACCCATCTAAACCTATATTAATCATATATTTTCTATTTGCCAGTCTATAGAGTCTTTTCCTATCAATTTTAGAAATTCATTTGTTTTCGAAAAAGGTCTAGAGCCAAAAAATCCTCTACTAGCTGATAATGGACTAGGATGTGTAGATTTAACTATATGATGATTAGAGTTAGTTATTAGTTTCTCTTTACTAATGGCGTTATTTCCCCACAATATAAATACTATAGGATCTTTTCTTATATTTAATAAATTTATTATATTATCTGTGAACATTTCCCATCCAATTCCTTTATGGGAATTAGCTTCTCCACCTCTTACTGTCAATGCCGTATTTAACAAAAGAACACCTTGGTCAGCCCACTTTTTAAGATAACCGTTGTTTGGAATATAGCATCCCAAGTCTTCCTTTAGCTCTTTATATATGTTTACTAAAGATGGTGGAGCTGGAACTCCAGGCTTTACTGAAAAACTAAGACCATGAGCTTGATTTGGTCCATGATAAGGATCCTGGCCTAATATAACTACCTTTACATCTTTATAGGAAGTATAATGAAGAGCATTAAAAATATTGTACATATCTGGGTATATAACCTTTGTTTTATACTCTTGAATTAAAAACATTCTTAATTTTTTATAGTATTCTTTTTCAAACTCTTCTTTTAATAACTCTTCCCAGTCATTTTCAAATGTTGCTGCCATTTATACCACCTCTTAATATTATAGTATTAATAAATTAAAACTAAAATCCAATACAATAACTATTTTTCTATAAGATACTTCCAATATTTCATAGGCATATTCCTTTTTTGTAGTCTTGGATTTACTTTGTTTTTAATAGATATATTATTAAAGTATTCTTTCCAAAGCCTTTGGTAGGTTTCTTCATCTTTATGTAATTCAATTGTTGGATTCATTTCTAACTCTATTACTATCCATTCCTGTTTATTATAAATGGCCGCAATATTTCTGTTTACGTCATGTATAATCCAGTTTTCATTAGATATTCTATTAGAAAAGTGCTGGCCAATCAATCCAATTACATTGTATTCGGGCTCTATAGGTGCGTACAATATATTATTTTTGAGTTCTCTAAAACGAACTAATCCTAACATGAAGTGTCTTTCTTTAGACACACTTTGACATATGTTCTGTAATAATAATACATTATTATTAGTAAGATTTAAATCTATATCTATCCCAATTTTCCAGCCAAGCTTTAAATAATGATATATAATAGTTCCTCTATCTGTCCTTTCAGATAAGTATACATAAAATACATTTTTCAAAGCTTGGTTAGAAATCTTTGTTTCTATTGCATTATATACTTTGTCTGCTTTTTCTCTATCGGTTTTAATATATATCTTATTAATTAAAAAACTTTCTTGGAAATCATCTTCAGAAACTATTTTTTCTGGAGTTTCCCTTCTATAGTAAGCATCATATATAGCTGTTAAAATACCATCAAAACTTCCATCATATATGTAGTAAATCATTGAAATGCTCCTGTCACTATTGTTTTATTATTGTTGATAATAAGATTAGGATACAGAGAAAAAATAGACAACTGTTCAATTCCATTTGTACTTTCCTTCCCTTTTATTTCTGAGACTAAATGTTTTCTTATATTTTCACCATCCATGGTTTTTAGTCCATAATATTTACCTTTACATGTAATAAAATATTTAGCTCTCTTTAATACAACTCCTAGCTTTCTTAGATGATCAAAATCTAAGGAAGCAAATTTCCTTGCTGAAACTATTCTCATAGCTGATTTTACTCCTATCCCAGGAATTCTGAGTAACATATTATAATCTGCTTTATTTATTTCTACTGGAAATAAATTAATATTTCTTAAAGCCCAGTCGCATTTTGGATCTATTTCTAAATCAAAATTTGGTTTACTTTCATCTAGAAGCTCATCTGCATTATAACCATAAAACCTTAACAGCCAATCAGCTTGATATAGTCTATTTTCTCTCAAAAAAGGCGGCGATGAAATAGCTGGCAAATTAGGACTGTTTGTCACAGGAACATAAGCTGAGTAATACACTCTTTTTAGTTTATATCCTTTATATAATCCTTCTGAAAGCTTTAATATTTTTAAATCATCATCTCTAGTAGCACCAACAATAAGTTGAGTAGTCTGTCCTGCTGGAACAAACTTTTCAGCATATTTAAACGTCTTTATTTCTTCAATAGATTGGTGCATCCTGCTATTTATAAAGTTCATAGGTCTTAATATACTTTCTTTATTTTTTTGAGGTGCTAATGACCTTAATCCTTCACTAGAAGGTAATTCGATATTTACACTCATTCTATCTGCATACATCCCTGCTTTTTCAATTATTTCTTTATCTGCCCCCGGAATAGCTTTTAGATGAATATATCCATTAAAATTTTGTTCTTCTCGAAGTTTCTTAACAGTCTTACCTAAAAGTTCCATAGTATAATTAGGATTTCTATAGACTGCTGAACTTAAAAAAAGACCTTCAATATAGTTCCTTTTATAAAAGTTTATAGTTAAATCTGCTACTTCTTCAGGAGTAAACATTGCTCTAGGTAGGTCATTTGTGCATCTATTTATACAGTAGACACAATTATATATACAATCATTAGTAAATAGTATCTTTAAAAGAGAAATACATCTACCATCATCGGACCAACTATGGCATATTCCACTTACACTGGCATTCCCTAAACCTTCTTTTTTACTTTTTCTATTGCTTCCACTTGAAGAACAAGAAACATCATATTTTGCAGCATCTGATAATATCTTTAATTTTTCGAATACATCCATAAAACCACCCCAGATATTTTTTTGTTACTAACATTTTACTCTCATTTTTATTTCATTTTAATCTCGTTTTACTCTATTTTACCATTTTACTATATTCTATAAAGGTTTGCAAACGTATGTTCTGTATTTTTAAAAATAAGATCTTTATGGGCCTTTATAAGTCTTTACATATCCTATATTTATTTATAAAATAAAATCTATTGATACCATATATAGTATGTGATAGAATATAAATTACAATATATTGGGAATAAGTTATTAGAATAACTTTTATACTTATCCTAAAAATGTTGTATTAGTAATGAGTATTGATTATTATATTTTATCCCCTTGATTCATTTTGAGGGGTTTTATTATTATTTTATGGAGGTCAGCTATGATTACAAAAGTAAGGAAAAGAGATGGAAGAGAAGTATTGTTTAACATGGAGAAAATTACCAACGCTATTTATAAAGCTAGCATGTCTGTTGGAACTAATTCTTATGATGAAACAGTAACTTTAGCAGAACAGGTTGTAAAAAACCTATTGGATAGATTTAGTGATAGTACTCCAAATGTTGAAGAGATACAAGATATTGTAGAGCAAATATTAATAGAAAATAATATGCCTCAGATAGCAAAAAATTATATACTATATCGTTCTGAACGTACAAAATTACGTGAGATGAATACTAGACTTATGAAAGTAATGGAAGATATAACTTTTAAAGAATCAAAAGATAGCGATTTAAAAAGAGAAAATGCTAATATTGATGGTGACACAGCTATGGGAACCATGCTTAAATATGGTACAGAAAGCGCTAAGCAGTTCTATGAAATGTTTATATTAAATCCGGAACATTCTAAACTACATAATAATGGAGATATTCATATCCATGATTTAGACTTTTTAACACTGACAACCACATGTTGTCAAATAGATATAAATAGATTATTTAATAAAGGTTTTTGTACTGGACATGGAAATCTAAGAGTACCTAATGATGTTATTAGTTATGCTGCTCTTGCATGTATAGCTATACAATCTAATCAGAATGATCAACATGGAGGTCAGAGTATTCCTAACTTCGACTATGGTATGGCTCCTGGTGTTACTAAGACCTATATTAAGCTATATAAGCAAAACCTTACAAAAGCCTTAGAACTACTTATAAATGCAAATAATATGGATCAAATAATTGATAATATTGTACATACAATAAAACTAGAGCATAGTATTTCTCCTTGTTTAGCAAATGATAATGGCTACCAACATCATGAATATTTATTACTGAAAAATCATATTGAAGATGATGCTATTATCAAAAAAGCACAAAATTTTGCTACAGAAAATGCAATAAAGGAAACAGAAAAAAGAACATATCAAGCAATGGAAGCACTTATACATAACTTAAATACTATGCATAGCAGAGCAGGAGCTCAAATTCCATTTAGCTCTATTAACTATGGCTTAGATGAGTCTCCTGAAGGAAGACTGGTTATAAAAAACCTTCTTCTAGCAACTGAAGCAGGCTTAGGAAACGGTGAAACCGCAATATTTCCAATACAGATTTTTAAAGTTAAAGAAGGTATTAATTATAATTTAGAAGATACAAATTACGATCTTTTTAAGTTAGCTTGCAGAGTAAGTGCCAAAAGATTATTTCCTAATTTTTCTTTTATTGATGCACCATTCAATCTACAATATTATAAAAAAGGACATCCAGAAACAGAAGTAGCTTATATGGGGTGCAGAACAAGAGTTATTGGAAATACTTTCGATCCGTTGCAAGAAATTACCTTTGGAAGAGGAAATCTAAGTTTTACGACTATTAATTTACCAAGACTAGCCTTAAATAGCAAAGGTAATCTGGATATTTTCTTTAAGGAATTAGACAATAGAATCGATAAAGTTGTAGAACAGCTATTAGAAAGATTTGAAATTCAGGCAAGAAAGAAAGTAAAAAACTTTCCATTCCTTATGGGAGAAGGAGTATGGATAGGTGCTGACAAATTAAATAAAGAAGATGAAATAAGAGAAGTTTTAAAACATGGAACGTTAACAACTGGATTTATTGGATTAGCCGAATGCTTAGTAGTACTAACTGGTAACCACCATGGGGAGTCAGAAACTTCTCAAGAACTTGGACTACAAATAATTACACATATGCGAAAAAGAATGGATCAGGCGAGTCAAGACCACAAACTTAACTTTACTTTGATTGCTACTCCAGCTGAAGGAACAGCAGGTAGATTTGTAAAAATAGACAAAGAAATATTTGGAGAAATAAAAGGGGTAACAGATAGAAAATATTATACTAATAGTTTTCATGTTCCTGTTCATTATAAATTAAACGCCTACGATAAAATAAGAATTGAGGCTCCTTACCATGAGTTGACAAATGCTGGACATATAACATATGTAGAGTTGGATGGAGATCCATCTAACAATTTAGAAGCATTTGAAAAAATAGTTAGAGCAATGAAAGAACTAGGTATTGGCTATGGTTCAATAAATCATCCGATAGACAGAGATACAATTTGTGGTTATACAGGTATAATTGGAGACACATGTCCTAAATGTGGAAGAGAAGAAGGAGCTATAAAATTCGAAAGGATACGACGTATTACTGGATATCTAGTAGGAACATTAGATAGATTTAATGACGCTAAAAAAGAAGAAGAAAAAGACAGAGTCAAACATATATAATCTATTCTAATAACTGAAGGTGATGATAATGAATAATTTTTTAAGAATCTCTGGAATTATTAATGAATCAATAGTAGATGGACCGGGTATTAGATTAGTAGTTTTTGCACAAGGTTGTAAGCATAATTGCTTAGGATGTCATAATCCTGAAACCCATTCTTTCGAAGGTGGATATCTTATTTCAATAGATGAGATAATTGAAACCATTAGAAAAAACCCACTATTAGACGGAGTTACCTTTAGTGGTGGTGACCCCTTTGAGCAGGCACATACATTTGGAATGCTTGCAAAATTAGTAAAAGAAATGGGATTAAATGTTGCTACTTATACTGGATATCGATATGAAAAAATATTAGAGAAAATAGACCACAAAAAAGATTGGGATATGTTACTCAAACATTCAGATGTTATAGTAGATGGAAAGTATGACAAAACTAAAAAGAAAGCAGATTTAAAATTTATAGGATCTGCTAACCAAAGGATTATAGATGTAAAAAAAACTTTAGAGTTTAATAAAATAGTTGAAATAAAATCCTAGACTATATGAGGTTATGTTCCACAAAGTTTTTAAAGAAATTAGATTAAATAAAAAACCCAGCTTACGGTGAGGCTAGGTAAAACAGTATATGTTTGAAGCGGTGTTGCTATATAGCTACACCGTTTCTTCTTTTTGTTCATGCGAATTGGACGTTTATGGTTTAAAAGTCATAAAATTTGTTGACATGTCGATGTAATTGATTTAAAATATAAATGACCAAAAATAATAAAAA
Proteins encoded in this region:
- a CDS encoding putative DNA modification/repair radical SAM protein, with translation MDVFEKLKILSDAAKYDVSCSSSGSNRKSKKEGLGNASVSGICHSWSDDGRCISLLKILFTNDCIYNCVYCINRCTNDLPRAMFTPEEVADLTINFYKRNYIEGLFLSSAVYRNPNYTMELLGKTVKKLREEQNFNGYIHLKAIPGADKEIIEKAGMYADRMSVNIELPSSEGLRSLAPQKNKESILRPMNFINSRMHQSIEEIKTFKYAEKFVPAGQTTQLIVGATRDDDLKILKLSEGLYKGYKLKRVYYSAYVPVTNSPNLPAISSPPFLRENRLYQADWLLRFYGYNADELLDESKPNFDLEIDPKCDWALRNINLFPVEINKADYNMLLRIPGIGVKSAMRIVSARKFASLDFDHLRKLGVVLKRAKYFITCKGKYYGLKTMDGENIRKHLVSEIKGKESTNGIEQLSIFSLYPNLIINNNKTIVTGAFQ
- a CDS encoding cyclase family protein, producing the protein MNLHLKEFSIPQEILKWGDSQPAHQRQHIGTHIDCYNLSNIELPSEINVKVIDVRKLDVIDVTILENIKIEENSFVIFRTGYLEQYGYGSEEYFNSKESPYLTNEIIDKLLDLNTKLIGIDLTGIQHGKNHVAIDKYVENRKCYVVENICNLDKVPSDFKVNLKWFQLKDATAIKVEIETI
- the tpx gene encoding thiol peroxidase, coding for MTDKRKDFVTMGGNPVTIIGKEVKVGDKAPDFTVLTNDLKPFSLKDAGDNIKIISVVPSLDTGVCEFQTTHFNQEASELGDVRILTISVDLPFAQKRFCGAKGIDKVITLSDHKDLSFGMNYGFVIEELRLLSRGIVILDKNNVVKYVEYVKEVGEHPDYDKAIEEAKKLI
- a CDS encoding anaerobic ribonucleoside triphosphate reductase, with protein sequence MITKVRKRDGREVLFNMEKITNAIYKASMSVGTNSYDETVTLAEQVVKNLLDRFSDSTPNVEEIQDIVEQILIENNMPQIAKNYILYRSERTKLREMNTRLMKVMEDITFKESKDSDLKRENANIDGDTAMGTMLKYGTESAKQFYEMFILNPEHSKLHNNGDIHIHDLDFLTLTTTCCQIDINRLFNKGFCTGHGNLRVPNDVISYAALACIAIQSNQNDQHGGQSIPNFDYGMAPGVTKTYIKLYKQNLTKALELLINANNMDQIIDNIVHTIKLEHSISPCLANDNGYQHHEYLLLKNHIEDDAIIKKAQNFATENAIKETEKRTYQAMEALIHNLNTMHSRAGAQIPFSSINYGLDESPEGRLVIKNLLLATEAGLGNGETAIFPIQIFKVKEGINYNLEDTNYDLFKLACRVSAKRLFPNFSFIDAPFNLQYYKKGHPETEVAYMGCRTRVIGNTFDPLQEITFGRGNLSFTTINLPRLALNSKGNLDIFFKELDNRIDKVVEQLLERFEIQARKKVKNFPFLMGEGVWIGADKLNKEDEIREVLKHGTLTTGFIGLAECLVVLTGNHHGESETSQELGLQIITHMRKRMDQASQDHKLNFTLIATPAEGTAGRFVKIDKEIFGEIKGVTDRKYYTNSFHVPVHYKLNAYDKIRIEAPYHELTNAGHITYVELDGDPSNNLEAFEKIVRAMKELGIGYGSINHPIDRDTICGYTGIIGDTCPKCGREEGAIKFERIRRITGYLVGTLDRFNDAKKEEEKDRVKHI
- a CDS encoding uracil-DNA glycosylase, with the protein product MAATFENDWEELLKEEFEKEYYKKLRMFLIQEYKTKVIYPDMYNIFNALHYTSYKDVKVVILGQDPYHGPNQAHGLSFSVKPGVPAPPSLVNIYKELKEDLGCYIPNNGYLKKWADQGVLLLNTALTVRGGEANSHKGIGWEMFTDNIINLLNIRKDPIVFILWGNNAISKEKLITNSNHHIVKSTHPSPLSASRGFFGSRPFSKTNEFLKLIGKDSIDWQIENI
- a CDS encoding TIGR03915 family putative DNA repair protein — its product is MIYYIYDGSFDGILTAIYDAYYRRETPEKIVSEDDFQESFLINKIYIKTDREKADKVYNAIETKISNQALKNVFYVYLSERTDRGTIIYHYLKLGWKIGIDIDLNLTNNNVLLLQNICQSVSKERHFMLGLVRFRELKNNILYAPIEPEYNVIGLIGQHFSNRISNENWIIHDVNRNIAAIYNKQEWIVIELEMNPTIELHKDEETYQRLWKEYFNNISIKNKVNPRLQKRNMPMKYWKYLIEK
- a CDS encoding potassium/proton antiporter: MNILLISGIILLTCAISSKVLYRYGIPTLAMFLAMGMIMGSEGIGGVYFDNAQLATSISNLGLVFIMFSGGFGTNWKTAKPVAFSSAVLATFGVALTALLIGIFSHFVLGLTFLEGMLLGSIISSTDAASVFSILRSKKLDLKNGLAPMLEMESGSNDPMAYMLTTIFLGLILGKGENVFLLLATQIALGLIVGAIVGKLAVWLINNIKLDIDGLYSIIVIGVALLSFALAELFAGNGFLAVYITGIIMGNSRLVHKVSLVRYFDGLSWLMQILLFFTLGLLVFPSRLLNVILPGIATAIFIIFVARPIAVFLILSIFKRPIKDQLLVSWVGFRGAAAIVFATYPLTAGLAVADYIFNIVFFVAVVSVLVQGTLFIPIAKKLNLIGSEETVLKTFTDYSGEIHAELLEVKIPEGSNIANKTIMDLDIPMDILIVMVRRNGKIITPRGATEIKAGDIMMLAGGNREQLMSMDEKIKSSFNF
- the nrdG gene encoding anaerobic ribonucleoside-triphosphate reductase activating protein, with translation MNNFLRISGIINESIVDGPGIRLVVFAQGCKHNCLGCHNPETHSFEGGYLISIDEIIETIRKNPLLDGVTFSGGDPFEQAHTFGMLAKLVKEMGLNVATYTGYRYEKILEKIDHKKDWDMLLKHSDVIVDGKYDKTKKKADLKFIGSANQRIIDVKKTLEFNKIVEIKS
- a CDS encoding MarR family transcriptional regulator; its protein translation is MDNINIIMRSFKEIYEKEETLGKLAFKGEYEKYGVSEIHCLDFIGKVRDANVTKISQSMNMTRGAISKISKKLLNSNLIDKYKKPDNDKEKYFKLTKLGEMLYKHHEIKHKQWEERNNKFFKNIDKKDQEIVANFLKKFNSYLDELIESQGEI